CAAATAGCGCGTGAGTTCAATGGATGCTTTTCTGTTTCCGCCTGTATTTTGGCGTAGATCTATAATTAGCTGTTTGCTGTTTCTGTCAGCAATTGCTCTGAATGATTTTTGAATGAAATTAATGTCTGATTTTGAGAAATCTGTAAATCTCAGTATGGGTATTTTATTTTGAAAAGACAGGAAATTTCCGTTGTTAATGAGGTGATATTCTCTGGGGCTTTTAGCCTCAATGTCAAATATTCCTTTTGGGGTTGCAGGTAATGTAAAAACCCCTTTGTCAGTGATAATTTCGTACACTGATGGGTTGTTTAATAAAACGGCGATAAGTTTAGTGGAAGCAAGCTGAAAATATTGTTTTGCAAAAGCGTCGCTCTTCCCGTCACTTGCTTTATATTGACTAAAAGCTTGTATGATTTTTGAGGATTCTGTTTTGTTTATTGAAAGTATTTTGTGTCCGATTAAAAGAGTATCTGTACAATTTTTTACGATAATTTCTGAATTAGACATTTTTAAAGCGCAGGGAAAATAGCTGAAAGTGGAAGAGGGCAATAACAAAGGATTTTTTTTAATACTTGTATGAACACAGCCAACATTAAAAATCGCTTTTTCAATCCATAATGTGTATTCAAAGGGCTTGAGAGTGTCTGATACTGTTTTTTTTGCCTCGATGATAACATTTTGTATGTCTTCCGTTTTTTTGTCTTTGTAGTTGACAGGGTGTCCGTTTTGCACTGCCTCATTCAAATAAGTAAGATCAGAGAGTAGGCTGTTTTTGGTTAAATATTGCCCAAAAGCAGTTGAGAATGCCAGCGCAAGAATAAAGGTGTTCAGAATTTTCTTTGCCATATTTATTGAAAGAAGGTTAATTTCTTTGTCCCGAAGTTGGCTTGTCAATCTCAACAAGCCTTTTTTGTATAAAACCCCATAGTGGGCCTTTGTGTTTTTGCTGTCATTTGTTTGTGCGTGTATAACGGTTTTCGGGAGATAGTTTTTGCCTGTAAAGAGGGGTCGGAAAGCCTGCTTTATCAGAATCGCCTGAACAACAGCGGGCAAATGCTCCCCGAAAAGAAAAAATTATCAGTAGGGCATCCTTTAAAACGGGTTAGAATTGAAAAGAAGTTCAGCATCCGTATATCCGCAGCCGGCTACCTCAAATATAAAAAAACAGCCGGCTGTTTCCAACCGGCTGTTTTTAAAACGCAGGAGATTCCTGCGAAATGATAAATGAACCTTAGCGCTTCTCGCCTGACATTTGGCCCGTCTTGGGGACCGGGGCGGTAACGGGTGCGTTTTTTACGTATTTGTCCAACCAGCCGTTCATTTCGTACAGCATGTGGAGGAGGGATTCCTTGGCGGTGTAGCCGTGGCTTTCGTAGGGCAAAAACACCAGCTTGGCCGTGGCACCCATGCCTTTGAGGGCGTTGTAGTAGCGTTCCGATTGGATCGGAAACGTGCCCGTATTGTTGTCGGCTTCGCCGTGGGTCAAAAGGAGTGGGGTTTTTACTTTGTCCACGTTCATAAACGGCGACATTTTATTGTACACCTCCGGGGCCTGCCAGTAGGTACGTTGTTCGTTTTGGAAGCCAAAAGGCGTCAGTGTACGGTTGTAGGCGCCCGAGCGTGCAATACCTGCTTTGAATAAATTGCTGTGTGACAATAAGTTGGCTGTCATAAATGCTCCGTATGAGTGACCGCCCACGCCTACGCGGCCGGCATCCACCACGCCGAGGCGAACGCCTTCGTCGATGGCCGCTTTGGCACTCGCCACCAATTGCTCGACGTAGGTGTCATTAGGTTCTTTGTCGCCCTCGCCCACGATGGGGATGGAGGCATTTTCCAATACAGCATAGCCCATAGTTACAAAGGCCGCGCCTGTCCAATAACTGATGCGGTTAAACTGGTACGGCGAGCCGTTGACCTGTCCGGCGGCGGCGGCGTTTTTAAATTCGGCCGGGTAGGCCCACAGGAATGTGGGCAGCGGGCCGTCTTCCTTTTTGTAGCCGGGCGGCAGCAGCAGGGTAGCGCTCAGGTCCACGCCGTCCGGGCGCTTGTAGCGGAGCTGCTGCTTCTGAATGCCTTTGAACTGCGGATACGGATGCGGGAAAAAGGTCACCTGTGTCAGTACGGGTTCGGCTGCCTTTTTGCCTTTTTTGGGGGCGGGTTTCAGGTTGCGGATGAAATAGTTCGGCTGTTCTTCCTGCGATTCGCGCGAGGTCAGGATAAGGCCTTTTTCGGCGTTCAGAATGCTGATCGGCCGCTCAAAGAACGGTGCTTCAGACCGAAACAGGCGCGTGGACTGCTTGGTGGTGAGGCTGTACAGGTCCACAAACGGACGGTCGCCTTCGGGCGAGGCACCCTGTCCGGTCAGGTATATCTCGTTGGCGGGGGTAATGTCCAGCACGTATTCGCCGTAGGTATTTTTCTTCAATTCGGGTGTACCGGGATTGTTGTAACGGTCTTCCGACGAGCGGTCAAACAATACGACGGGATTAGCCGGGTTGCTTGGGTTGACCAACTTGGTGATGATCTTGCGGGTGGCGTTCCAACGCTCCGAAAACAACGCTGTTTGGTCATTTCCCCACGTAACTCCGCCAAAACGATTGGCGGCCGCGTAGATTTCTTTGGCTTCGCCGCTAAAGGGGGCATCTAAGGTGTACACCACATCGCGGATGGCGATTTTGCGTTTCGGATCGCCGCCGTCTTTGGCTTCTACCCAATATATCGTGGCGGGGGCGTCATTGCGCCAGTTGTGGTTGCGTTGTCCGGCGGGAGCGGCATCCTGCCCCCAAGGCACATTTTCCTGCAACGGAATGTCGGTCAGCGTTTTCACCAACGCCCCGGCGGTATCGAAAATATCAATTTTGGAAGGAAAACGGTTGACTGTGACCAGATATGAGAACGGACGGTGAATGGTCTCAACCATCACAAAGCGACCGTCGGGCGACGGCGAAGCCGTGGCGATGAGGCCCATGAAGCCAATCTTTTGCATGCTGCCGTCCAGGCCGATCTTCATCGTTTGGGCCGTGGCGTAGTATTCAAACTGCCTTTCATCGGCGGGGCTTTTGAGCAGGTCCTGATAAGTGGCGGCCTGAGCTTTGGTACCCAGGTTTTCCTGAACGGTCGGGCCGGAAGGCACGCGGCTGATTTCGGGACCCGCGCCGCGCTCGGCAGGAATACCTCTGACGATGAAAGATTTACTGTCGGAAAGCCATTGGTACGGCACGCCCAACACGGCGTTGAGGGTCACCTCGCTTACTTTTCGGGCCACGGCGGTGGCCACGTCGGCAACGTACAATTCAATTTTGGTGTCGGTGGTGTTGGTAAACGCAATTTTGCTGTCGTCCGGCGACCACTGAATAAAGGAAAGTTGCGAATTGGCGGGTAAACCCGTGATCTGAACATCCGAGGCATTGGCCGATACCCGGCGTAATTTGAGGTTGTTCACAAATACCGCCCGACTCGGGCCGTTGGTGGCGGGATTGATGCGCAGACCGGCGATTCGGAGTTCGGGTTGGGAAAGTTCGGCAATGGTCGTTGTGGCGGTGTTGCGTTCCGAGATCAGCATCCATTGGCCTTTGCTGTCCACACTGACAGTGGGAGTGGGAGGTGCCGTTACGAGATCGGCCAAGGGTTTGGGCGGTGTTTGATAGCCCGTGTTGTCCTGAGCAAAGGCGGTACCCGCACAGAAGCACCAGAACAACAGCAGTTGTTTTCTCATAGAGGTCAGTTGTTTTGAAGTGTATTTATATTAAAGGTTGGTTATTCACTGCTTTTCGGTTTTGTCCGGCCGAAAAAGCCAAATTGCCTGCCGAGTTGCTCTTCCATGTCGCTGAGTTCAATTTTGAGGGCGTGTATTGAGAGCGAGATTTCCCAAATGGAGAGGCTCAACGCGGCGATCTGTAACAATAACGCCACGAAAAATAATACCTGCGCGACGGATTGGTACTGTAAATAGATGAAAAGCATCGAAACAGCGCTCAACAGCAGGCTCGTCACGATGATGAATTGGATATTGCGGATGATGTGTACGCGCCGATGAAGGTGTTTGATCTGTTCGACATAATTCTCATCGGGGCTGATCCGGAATTTGTCGTGCAATTCCCGAATCAAACTGGCGATGGCCAGGTAGCGGTTCGTGAAGGCGATCATCATCAGCGAAACGGTCGAAAATAAAATGGCAGGCGTACTGATAGAAAGTTCCATAGCGAAAAATGGGGTTTGACGAAAGGACGATACTAAGGATTTTTAACGAATAATGCGTCCTCTTTGCGTACTTTGCATGAAAACTATCCGCAATCTTAATTCCACCGACCTTTATGCTCGAAAACGTCTTTGATTCTCACAAATTTAACCTTTGGAAAGCCAATTTGTTAAAAAACGGTCTTGAAATTCATCACATCGAAGAAAAATTTACCCGTCACAACAGCCACGGTGATGCTCTCTTTTCGGTCCTGATGCTGGACGCTACCACGCCCGAAGGTGACAAAATTCCGCCTATCTGCTTTTTGAAAGGAGAGGTATTGTGCGTGCTCGTGTGTCTGATCGATGAGAAAACCGGCGAAAAATACCTGCTGTTGGTTCGTCAGCGGCGTATTTGCGACGGCTCGCAAACCTACGAACATCCTGCCGGTATGCTGGACAGCGAATCGGATGCGGTCAAAGTGGCCGCAAAAGAGGTATTTGAGGAAACGGGAATCACCGTTGAAAAGGAACAATTGGTTCGCCTTCTGGACTATCCGGTGTATCCTTCCACCGGCACAAGCGACGAAACCATGTACTATTTTTATTGCGAACTGACCCTCCCCAAAGAGAAGATCATGAGCTATAACGATCTGTTTATGGGGGAAGCCTCTGAGCATGAGCGTATTGTGACCGTCGTGCTGCCTTTTTTGGAAGCCCATCGCCTCATCAACAATGCCAACGGCGTTTTACTGAATTTTCTTTACCTCAAGGCCGTCGGCGATTGGGAGTTATTGAAGCAATTGTAGGCAATGGCACGGTTTTTTAACCCTTTCAGCATAAATAAGCCATGTAGATGCAAAGCGTGTTAAATGGTTAGTAAAAATAAAAACGGAAGCAATGAAAAAGATTCAGGAAATAGCCGAGAAATACAATGTTAGCGAACAGACCGTTCGTACATTATTGGAAGGGCTTAAAGCGTCGGGAGGCCGCCAGGTACAATTCAATATCAGTGAATTGGGCGGTATGGGCCAATGGCAGGGCGGCATGGTTATGATCGGTGATATGTTCAATAACAGCCTGAAAGCAAAAGTGGCTGAATTGTGCTCAGAACTTGCTCCGCTTTCGCAAAGCATGGATGAAGAAGCGAAAGGACAGGATGCCGACATTGCCGAAACCGACCGGAAATCTGTTGAAAAAAGACCGTCGGCGTCGTTCAGCGGAAGCCAGAACGGGCATCAATACGCCTATTATGCATCCGAAAATATGCTGGAAATGGAACAGAACGGGCAGGTAACCCGATACAGTACCGAAGGATACGCGCTTTCGGGCGTGCAGCAATCGCAGGATAACGGCGGCCGCAGCCTTCGTTTCAGCTATCCCGGCGGAACCGTCAGCGTAAATGACTTGAAAAAAGCCGAATAAGCACTTATATTGTCTGCCTGAGAGAAATAATTAAAAAGCGATAAGTAAGTTGGGGCAATGACCTCATCGACCTTTTGTTTGGTAAATTGAGAACCGTTTAGCATCTTGCCGGACGGTTTTTTTAATGTTCACTAATCTATCCATCCATGTTATCTGTCCCGGCCACTGTCCTTGATCGTTTCCTGCATTATGTACAAATAGATACCCAATCCGACCCGAATTCCGCCACGCAGCCTTCCACCGAAAAACAGAAAGATTTGAGTCGTGTGTTGGTTACGGAGTTGTTTGAAATGGGCATTTTGGATGCTCACCTTGATGAGCATGGCTACATATACGCGACCCTGCCCGCCAATACGCCCAAATACAATGTGCCGGTTATATGTTTTTGTTCGCACGTAGATACCTCCCCCGATTGCTCGGGCGCGGGCGTAAAACCCATTGTACACACTCAATGGGATGGCTCAGACATTGTGCTCCCTGATGATCCCACGCAGGTACTGCGCCAAAGCGAACATCCTGATCTGAAGGCGCAGATCGGTAACGATATTGTTACAGCAAGCGGTACGACTTTGCTCGGCGCAGACAACAAAGCCGGCGTGGCCGAGATCATGGATGCAGTACAGTTTTTGATCAATCACCCTGAGATCAAACACGGTACGGTCAAAATTCTTTTCACCCCTGATGAAGAGATCGGACGGGGAACGGCCAAGGTTGACCTGGAAAAGTTAGGAGCTGCTTTTGGCTATACCATTGACGGAGAAAGCCTCGGAACGCTTGAAGACGAAACATTCAGTGCCGATGCCGTCAAGATCACCATTTATGGCGTCAGCACCCATCCCGGATTTGCCAAAGGAAAGTTAGAAAATGCCCTTAAAATAGCCGCTGAGGTGCTGGCGGCCCTGCCCAAAGATGGGTTGTCGCCCGAAACAACCGAGGCCATGGAAGGATTCATTCACCCGACCAACATTGAAGGAATTCTGGAAAAAGTCACCCTTGGCTTTATCATTCGTGATTTTACCGTGGCGGGGTTACACGAAAAAGAAGCCTATCTGAAAAGCATTTTGGATAAGGTCATGGAGAGGTACCCTAATTCCTCTTCTCATTTTGAAGTGGTGGAACAGTACCGCAATATGAAAGAAGTTCTGGATCAACATCCGCAGGTGAGTCAATATGCCCTGGAAGCTATCCAACGCAGCGGTCTGACCCCTGTGCGCCGAAGCATACGCGGCGGCACCGACGGTTCGCGGCTGTCTTTCATGGGGTTGCCGTGTCCCAATATCTTTGCCGGAGAGCACGCCTTTCATTCAAAACTGGAGTGGGTGTCGGTACAGGATATGCAAAAAGCGTCGGAAGTCATCGTGAACCTTTGTCAAATTTGGGAAGAAAAAGCCTAAGCGAGCAGTTTGTTTCTCTATGTAAAAAGTATGCTTATCTGTGCAATATTTATGATGTTTAAACGGATTTAATAATCGTTTAAAAACTACATTTGAGAAATCCTGGTGTTTGTATACTGAAATTTATGTTGTACTGAGTTATACATTCATTTGCGTTCTTATTCCTAAACTGCCCCATATGCTCCGTAACAGCCTGTTAACCCTTTTCATCGCGTTTAGCATTGCGCTGGCCGCCTTTCGTTTTGAAGATAATTGGTTAGACAAAATTGTGGCCAAGTTTGATGCTTATCAACAGGCGTGGCCGCAGGAGAAAGCCTATCTTCACCTCGACCGCCCGTATTATTCAGCCGGAGAAACCATTTGGTTTAAGGTGTATTTGTTTAATAGCGGTAACCATGCCGCTGATTCGGTCAGCCGGGTCGTGTACGTCGATCTGGTCGACAAATCGACGGGAAAGGTGGTTTTGCTGAAAAAAATCGAAATGAA
Above is a window of Runella slithyformis DSM 19594 DNA encoding:
- a CDS encoding peptidase S41, whose protein sequence is MAKKILNTFILALAFSTAFGQYLTKNSLLSDLTYLNEAVQNGHPVNYKDKKTEDIQNVIIEAKKTVSDTLKPFEYTLWIEKAIFNVGCVHTSIKKNPLLLPSSTFSYFPCALKMSNSEIIVKNCTDTLLIGHKILSINKTESSKIIQAFSQYKASDGKSDAFAKQYFQLASTKLIAVLLNNPSVYEIITDKGVFTLPATPKGIFDIEAKSPREYHLINNGNFLSFQNKIPILRFTDFSKSDINFIQKSFRAIADRNSKQLIIDLRQNTGGNRKASIELTRYLADSVFSYSILQPKLKTKSYLDGKGKFFLFLSKLKYNIGNVHKGHKTALGKEFLYRYTPKKKNNFNGQIFVLTDGFTASASTMVTSWLKQFTNANFYGTQAGGGYNGNNGGTFPTLTLPNSKIEVIFPAYRLILDRRSTVSQGIIPEQNSIETNTNYNDIIQIINGVI
- a CDS encoding S9 family peptidase, coding for MRKQLLLFWCFCAGTAFAQDNTGYQTPPKPLADLVTAPPTPTVSVDSKGQWMLISERNTATTTIAELSQPELRIAGLRINPATNGPSRAVFVNNLKLRRVSANASDVQITGLPANSQLSFIQWSPDDSKIAFTNTTDTKIELYVADVATAVARKVSEVTLNAVLGVPYQWLSDSKSFIVRGIPAERGAGPEISRVPSGPTVQENLGTKAQAATYQDLLKSPADERQFEYYATAQTMKIGLDGSMQKIGFMGLIATASPSPDGRFVMVETIHRPFSYLVTVNRFPSKIDIFDTAGALVKTLTDIPLQENVPWGQDAAPAGQRNHNWRNDAPATIYWVEAKDGGDPKRKIAIRDVVYTLDAPFSGEAKEIYAAANRFGGVTWGNDQTALFSERWNATRKIITKLVNPSNPANPVVLFDRSSEDRYNNPGTPELKKNTYGEYVLDITPANEIYLTGQGASPEGDRPFVDLYSLTTKQSTRLFRSEAPFFERPISILNAEKGLILTSRESQEEQPNYFIRNLKPAPKKGKKAAEPVLTQVTFFPHPYPQFKGIQKQQLRYKRPDGVDLSATLLLPPGYKKEDGPLPTFLWAYPAEFKNAAAAGQVNGSPYQFNRISYWTGAAFVTMGYAVLENASIPIVGEGDKEPNDTYVEQLVASAKAAIDEGVRLGVVDAGRVGVGGHSYGAFMTANLLSHSNLFKAGIARSGAYNRTLTPFGFQNEQRTYWQAPEVYNKMSPFMNVDKVKTPLLLTHGEADNNTGTFPIQSERYYNALKGMGATAKLVFLPYESHGYTAKESLLHMLYEMNGWLDKYVKNAPVTAPVPKTGQMSGEKR
- a CDS encoding DUF2721 domain-containing protein, whose product is MELSISTPAILFSTVSLMMIAFTNRYLAIASLIRELHDKFRISPDENYVEQIKHLHRRVHIIRNIQFIIVTSLLLSAVSMLFIYLQYQSVAQVLFFVALLLQIAALSLSIWEISLSIHALKIELSDMEEQLGRQFGFFGRTKPKSSE
- a CDS encoding NUDIX hydrolase; this encodes MLENVFDSHKFNLWKANLLKNGLEIHHIEEKFTRHNSHGDALFSVLMLDATTPEGDKIPPICFLKGEVLCVLVCLIDEKTGEKYLLLVRQRRICDGSQTYEHPAGMLDSESDAVKVAAKEVFEETGITVEKEQLVRLLDYPVYPSTGTSDETMYYFYCELTLPKEKIMSYNDLFMGEASEHERIVTVVLPFLEAHRLINNANGVLLNFLYLKAVGDWELLKQL
- the pepT gene encoding peptidase T; translated protein: MLSVPATVLDRFLHYVQIDTQSDPNSATQPSTEKQKDLSRVLVTELFEMGILDAHLDEHGYIYATLPANTPKYNVPVICFCSHVDTSPDCSGAGVKPIVHTQWDGSDIVLPDDPTQVLRQSEHPDLKAQIGNDIVTASGTTLLGADNKAGVAEIMDAVQFLINHPEIKHGTVKILFTPDEEIGRGTAKVDLEKLGAAFGYTIDGESLGTLEDETFSADAVKITIYGVSTHPGFAKGKLENALKIAAEVLAALPKDGLSPETTEAMEGFIHPTNIEGILEKVTLGFIIRDFTVAGLHEKEAYLKSILDKVMERYPNSSSHFEVVEQYRNMKEVLDQHPQVSQYALEAIQRSGLTPVRRSIRGGTDGSRLSFMGLPCPNIFAGEHAFHSKLEWVSVQDMQKASEVIVNLCQIWEEKA